The following coding sequences are from one Salvia hispanica cultivar TCC Black 2014 chromosome 3, UniMelb_Shisp_WGS_1.0, whole genome shotgun sequence window:
- the LOC125214334 gene encoding putative wall-associated receptor kinase-like 16 codes for MPTSVIIMFFILASSPKLALSSNNFPLAKHKYCKDICGNIQIPFPFGTTKECYLSIEFWVTCNHKSFDPPKLFWEDTEIEITNISLNGQMTLLQPIAHDCYDRNGVNTSYSNTWIDLTERYFTVSSTANKFTIVGCDTYAYVSGNRLGRNFTAGCTAMCSSEVDLTEGECAGAGCCQTTIPKNAWQIQVELQSYSNYTDVSDFSRCGYAFVVEDSAFKFSKDNLTNLSNVTSLPMVVDWAIGSGTCQEAESDASSYACLSANSECYKPMHSVGYRCRCANGFEGNPYVDLGCIDIDECTNKTQNNCTKNEYCKNTQGSYKCSCPKNYKGDGIGKDGCKFFPKEQNMRIAFILIGVASGIITLLLAIILLYMELKRRSQRKTKRRFFLQNGGHVLQEKLARREASPEMVTIFSSSELEKATSNFSNSMIIGRGGFGTVYKGVLADRRTVAIKRSIRVDPTQIEQFINEVVVLSQINHRNVVRLLGCCLETDVPLLVYEFVNNGTLSSHLHNEAKARALDWSMRLKIAAETAGVLSYLHSSASTPVIHRDVKSDNILLDHTFTAKVSDFGASKLVPVDLVQLSTMVQGTFGYLDPEYMQTNQLTEKSDVYSFGVVLLELVTGRRALSFNRSVEEKNLANYFLYVLKQGLLFEIIDENVAGLGNREQISAVCKLAKECLNVRGEDRPSMKEVAMELEGLILGGRHSWTRNIENEEEMENLIGVRSSVGYDSICRDHIALPINGGR; via the exons atgCCTACATCAGTGATTATCATGTTCTTCATATTGGCCTCTTCACCAAAACTAGCTCtttcatcaaataatttcCCCTTAGCTAAGCATAAATATTGCAAAGATATTTGTGGAAACATACAAATCCCCTTCCCTTTCGGCACCACAAAAGAATGTTACCTCTCTATAGAATTCTGGGTGACTTGCAACCACAAATCTTTCGATCCACCGAAGCTCTTCTGGGAGGATACGGAGATCGAAATCACGAATATATCCCTCAACGGGCAGATGACGTTGCTGCAGCCCATAGCGCACGATTGCTACGATAGGAATGGCGTAAACACCTCCTACTCTAACACGTGGATAGATCTTACCGAACGCTACTTCACGGTGAGTAGTACCGCGAATAAGTTCACCATCGTGGGGTGCGATACCTACGCCTATGTCTCGGGGAATAGGCTCGGCCGCAACTTCACAGCGGGCTGCACCGCCATGTGCAGCTCCGAGGTTGATCTGACGGAGGGGGAGTGCGCGGGGGCCGGGTGCTGCCAGACTACCATTCcgaaaaatgcgtggcagatCCAAGTCGAGCTCCAGAGCTATTCCAATTATACCGATGTTTCAGACTTCAGCAGATGCGGTTATGCTTTTGTTGTTGAGGACTCTGCCTTCAAGTTTTCAAAGGATAATCTCACAAACTTGTCAAACGTTACGAGTCTTCCTATGGTGGTTGATTGGGCCATCGGGAGCGGCACGTGCCAGGAGGCAGAGAGTGACGCCAGCAGCTATGCTTGCCTCAGTGCAAACTCTGAATGCTACAAACCTATGCATAGCGTCGGATATCGTTGTCGTTGTGCGAATGGGTTTGAAGGAAATCCTTACGTAGATCTCGGTTGcatag ATATTGATGAATGCacaaataaaactcaaaataattGCACAAAGAATGAGTACTGCAAAAATACTCAAGGGAGTTATAAATGTTCTTGCCCCAAAAATTACAAAGGTGATGGAATAGGTAAAGATGGTTGCAAGTTTTTCCCAAAGGAGCAGAATATGAGAATTGCATTCATCTTGATTG GAGTTGCATCTGGGATTATTACTCTGCTACTTGCTATTATCCTCCTCTACATGGAACTCAAGAGAAGATCGCAGAGAAAGACGAAGCGAAGATTCTTTCTCCAAAATGGCGGCCATGTGTTGCAGGAGAAATTAGCGAGGAGAGAAGCTTCACCGGAGATGGTGACGATTTTCAGCTCATCAGAGCTAGAGAAGGCCACGAGCAACTTCAGCAACAGTATGATCATTGGCCGAGGAGGCTTTGGCACCGTGTACAAAGGCGTGCTAGCGGACAGAAGGACCGTTGCAATCAAGAGATCTATAAGAGTCGATCCCACGCAAATCGAGCAGTTCATCAACGAGGTTGTTGTTCTGTCCCAGATCAATCACAGGAATGTAGTCAGGCTCCTTGGTTGTTGCTTGGAAACCGATGTTCCGCTTTTGGTCTACGAGTTCGTCAACAATGGCACCCTTTCTTCGCACTTGCACAATGAGGCCAAGGCGCGTGCTCTTGATTGGAGCATGCGTCTGAAGATCGCTGCAGAAACTGCAGGGGTGCTTTCGTATCTCCACTCTTCGGCTTCTACTCCGGTCATTCACAGGGATGTCAAATCGGATAACATCCTCTTAGATCATACTTTTACAGCTAAGGTGTCGGATTTTGGGGCTTCAAAGTTGGTACCTGTTGATCTCGTGCAACTATCCACGATGGTGCAAGGGACTTTCGGATACCTTGATCCTGAATACATGCAGACAAACCAATTGACTGAGAAGAGCGATGTTTATAGCTTTGGTGTTGTTCTGTTGGAGCTAGTCACGGGGCGGAGAGCATTAAGTTTTAACAGGTCGGTCGAGGAGAAGAATCTAGCCAACTATTTCCTTTATGTACTCAAACAAGGCCTCTTGTTTGAAATCATTGATGAAAATGTTGCGGGCTTGGGAAATAGGGAGCAAATATCTGCCGTTTGTAAGCTAGCAAAAGAGTGCTTGAACGTGAGAGGGGAAGATAGACCTAGTATGAAGGAGGTGGCAATGGAGCTCGAAGGGCTAATACTCGGAGGGAGACACTCGTGGACAAGAAATATAGAGAATGAAGAAGAGATGGAGAATTTGATTGGTGTCAGATCAAGTGTGGGATATGATAGCATCTGCAGGGATCATATTGCCTTGCCAATCAATGGAGGAAGATGA
- the LOC125214183 gene encoding F-box/FBD/LRR-repeat protein At2g04230-like has product MEEDRISQLPDEILQQILSLISIHEAVKTTILSKRWQHVWRSLSLLRFHRTAAAGSRVLSRFVSQLLSLRDSSAPVHDFHFSFDGRFPLPFVAECVAYAVSHGVRSLRLHAPAHRTLRLPAALFASTTLRELELRQLDEGIHIPGHFSLPNLKTLYLETQLYFDDYDVEREPFAGLPELERLTLRGYPIPRLVIKAPKLRVLEIFSYEDVVGEISAPLLTSFTFRCRRPWGDAKMHLPSLEEVRLNIYGDGSCRDLVWMLHQLANATTVTLTLDTIRILEWDFDLHEKSSPFPNIKRLKVVRRSPHGYIGNWCPQVNNKLQRRVIDYMTLGTLNSDSLMVEIPDDLVLIEYEPGWWYWQL; this is encoded by the exons ATGGAGGAAGACAGAATCAGCCAATTACCAGACGAAATTCTCCAACAAATCCTCTCATTGATCAGCATCCATGAAGCCGTCAAAACAACCATTCTCTCCAAGCGATGGCAACACGTCTGGCGCTCCCTCTCCCTCCTCCGCTTCCACcgcaccgccgccgccggcaGCCGCGTCCTCTCCCGGTTCGTCTCCCAGCTCCTCTCCCTCCGCGACTCCTCCGCCCCCGTCCACGACTTCCACTTCTCATTCGACGGCCGATTCCCTCTCCCCTTCGTGGCGGAATGCGTGGCCTACGCCGTGAGCCACGGCGTCCGATCCCTCCGCCTCCACGCCCCCGCCCACCGAACCCTAAGGCTCCCCGCCGCGCTCTTCGCCTCCACGACGCTGCGGGAGCTCGAGCTCCGCCAGCTGGATGAAGGAATCCACATACCCGGACACTTTTCCCTACCGAATTTGAAAACCCTTTATCTCGAAACGCAGTTGTACTTCGATGATTATGACGTGGAGAGGGAGCCCTTTGCCGGGCTCCCCGAGCTCGAGAGGCTCACTCTCCGCGGGTACCCCATTCCTCGCCTTGTTATAAAGGCTCCCAAGCTTAGAGTTCTTGAAATCTTTTCCTATGAAGACGTAGTGGGAGAGATATCTGCTCCGTTGCTTACCTCCTTCACATTCCGTTGCCGTCGTCCTTGGGGTGATGCTAAGATGCATCTCCCGTCGTTGGAGGAAGTCCGGTTAAACATTTATGGCGATGGTTCGTGTCGCGACTTAGTTTGGATGCTTCACCAACTCGCGAACGCTACCACTGTTACGTTGACTTTGGACACTATCAGG ATTCTTGAATGGGATTTTGATCTCCATGAGAAAAGTTCTCCATTTCCCAACATCAAACGTCTCAAGGTGGTTAGAAGGAGTCCTCATGGGTACATTGGTAACTGGTGTCCTCAAGTTAACAACAAACTGCAAAGGAGAGTAATCGACTATATGACACTAGGAACCTTGAATTCTGATTCGTTGATGGTGGAGATTCCTGATGATTTGGTTTTGATTGAATATGAGCCGGGGTGGTGGTACTGGCAgttgtga